The Pseudomonas protegens genome contains the following window.
GGCACCTACACCGCCAACAGCGCCGGCGGCGCCGACCAGATGGTCGGCTTCACCGGCTTCGGCACCCTGGGCGGCGGCAACCTGGAGGTCGAGGTCGGCGGTGATGCCGGCGCCCTGGCGCCCATGGCGGCGCCGGTCTACGCCAGCTACGTCAACCCGCGCAGCACCGGGCTGATCCTGGCGGTGGGCAGCACCGGCCGGGTGGCCGCCGATGGCAGCCGGCAAGTGACCGGGGGTGGCGACCTGACCCTGCGCGTCGGCGGGCAGGTCAACCCCTACAGCCAGGTCGGCTTTGGCGTGTTCAACGGCGCCCTGGTGGACCTGCGCGGCCATGCGCAACTGAGCAGCGCGGCCCTGGGCAGCCTGGACCTGCACTACGGCGCCCAGGCGGCGGACCAGAGCCGCAGCGAAACCCGGGCCTTCGAGCCGCAGCGGGCGACCCTGGCGGTGGCCGCCGGTGGCATGACCCTGATGCCCGGCGATGCCACCTTCAGCCTGTCGACCCGTGGCGACCTGGTGCTGCAGACCGTGGCCGACCCCGGGCGCGCGCCCCTAGCCAATGGCTGGGCCTACCAGGGCGCCAACGGGGCCACGGGCATCGGCCAGAGCTGGTTCTCCCTGTGGACCGAGCGCAGCGCCATCGACCTGTTCTCGGCCGGCGGCAACCTCACGCCGTTGACCAGGGGCACGGAAACCGACATGGCCACCGTCTACCCGCCGACCTTGCGCGCCGTGGCGGCCAGCGGCAGCCTCTATTACGGCCAGTCCAGCCAGTATGAGGCGGGGGCGGCGGTGGTTCCGGCGGCACTGGTGCTGGCGCCTTCGCTGAACGGCCAACTGCAACTGCTGGCCGGCGACTCGATCTACGGTGGCGAGCTGAGCGTCAGCCGCTCCAGCGCCTCGGCGCAGGCGCTGGCGACTCCCGAGCACCCGGCCTTCATGGCCACCAGCACCACCCTGGCGGGGATTCCCCTGGCGGCCAGCGGCAATCTCTCCGCCGACGGCAACCGGGCCCGCGGCGGGGTGTTCCCGCTGTTTGCCTTCGGCCCCAACACGGCGACCAACCAGTGGGCGAACCCCGAGCCTGCGCGGTTCTACGCCATCAACGGCGACCTGCTGGGAGTCAGCAGCGGCCGCGTGCTGACCCTCACCACGGCGTCCGACCCACGCCTGGGGCAGACCTACTATGAAGGCGGCGGCGCGGTCTGGATGCAGGCCGGCCAGGACATCGTCAGCAGCGGCACGGTTCTGGGCGGGGCCAGGGGCGGCAACAGCACCTATGGCGAATACACCTTCAGCGGCAACCTGTTCGTGCACCACAACCCTGGTGACATCTCCATCGCCCGTGCCGGGCGCGACATCCTCTACAGCAGCTTCAACGTCGCCGGCCCCGGCACCCTGGAGCTGACCGCGGGGCGCAACATCCTCATGGAGGACCGGGTCAGCGTCACCAGCCTCGGCGCGGTGGCGGCGGGGGACAGCCGGCCCGGGGCGAGCATCGTGATGCAGGCCGGATTTGGCGCCAACGGCCCGGACTTCCGGCGTTTCGTCGCGGCCTACCTGGACCCGGCCAACCTGGCCCAGCCCGGCGAGAGCCTGGCGGGCGGCAAGGTGGCCAAGACCTACGACAGCGAACTGCTGGGCTGGCTGGCCGAGCGCTTCGGTTTCGTCGGCGACAGCGCCCAGGCCCGGGCCTACTACGCGGCGCTGCCGGCCGAGCAGCAGCGGGTGTTCGCCCGCCAGGTGTATTTCGCCGAACTCAAGGCCGCCGGCCGCGAGTACAACCAGGAAGGCGGCGTGCGCCAGGGCAGCTACGCCCGGGGCCGGGCGGCGATTGCCGCGCTGTTCCCGAGCACCGACGTGGCTGGCAACCCGATCAGCTACAAGGGCGACATCACCCTGTTCGGCGGTGCCGGGGTGCACACCGACTTTGGCGGCAATATCCAGATGCTGACCCCCGGCGGCCACCAGACCTTCGGCATCGAAGGCACCGCGCCGCCGGCCTCGGCCGGGGTCATCACCCAGGGCGCGGGGGACATCCAGCTGTACTCCCTGGGCAGCATCCTCCTGGGCCAGAGCAGGATCATGACCACCTTCGGCGGCTCGATCATGGGCTGGTCGGCGGCGGGCGACATCAACGCCGGCCGGGGTTCCAAGACCACCGTGGTCTACACCCCGCCCAAGCGGGTCTACGACACCTGGGGCAACGTCAGCCTGTCACCGTCGGTGCCCAGCACCGGGGCCGGGATCGCCACCCTCAACCCGATTCCCGAGGTGCCGGCCGGCGACATCGACCTGATCGCGCCGTTGGGCACCATCGACGCCGGCGAGGCGGGGATCCGGGTGTCGGGCAACGTCAACATCGCCGCGCTGCGGGTGGTCAACGCGGCGAACATCCAGACCCAGGGCAAGTCCTCCGGCGTGCCGGTGAGCGCCACCGTCAACACCGGCGCCATGACCTCGGCCAGCGCCGCCGGCTCCGCCGCGTCCCAGGCCGCGGAAGACGCCGCCCGCAGCCAGCAGGCGGCGGCCAAGCAGGGCCGGGCATCGATCGTCACCGTGGAAGTGCTGGGCTTTGGCTCCGAGCCGGTGCAACGCCAGCGCGAAGAAGCCAGCCGCGCCCCGGGCTACAACCCCGACAGCCCGGTGCAGATCCTGGGCGCCGGCCCCTTGAGCGACCAGGCGCGGGCGCGCCTGACCGATGAGGAGCGTGGGCAACTGACGTTGTAAGAACCTCTCGTGGTAGCAAGGCTTGGGGGCGATCGTTGATCGCCCCCGTTTTTTTGGGCTGATGGGAATGGGGCAGGTGCAGGGCTGTATGAGAACGCGTTTATATCTCCGGCCTGCGGTCCGGGTATTCCGCGTCGAAGCCTTGGGTGGGGTGTGGGGGGAGGGGGTGATCTTTCATTAGGTTGGGGAAGCGCAGATTTGGATTTTTATCAAGTTGTTTGGATAACTCAGAGTAAAGCTCGTAGAGCTTTTCGTCTGGCTTATATCCAAAGTTGTGAATTGGTCTAGGGGTTGGTTCAAATGCTCCCCGTAAATTATCGAGGGCGGTAGAATTTCCTAAAGATGCTGCTCGCTGGTAATAGAATAAGGCGCGAGGTTTGTTTTTTTTCGCGATCTGATAAAAGCTAGCTGTCTTTAGAATCGCGTCAGGGTTTTCCTGAGCCCCTGCGCACCGATAATAACGTTCCGCCATGTCGTCATCTTGCTTGTGTCTAGGCAGTGCATAAGCAAAATATTGACCTATTTGGACTTGTGCTAGGGGGCTGCCTAATTGTGCCGCTTGGAAAAGGTATGAAGCAGCCATTCGCTCAGACTTTAGAACTCCTTTTCCGTGTTCAGCAATAACGGACCAGTTGTAGTAACCCAATGGTACTTTAAGTTTGACCATGCGTTCATAGAGCTCTAGCATTTTAGCGGTGTCTTGCTCAACACCAGGTCTTCCCGGCCAACCTGTACGATAAAGGCCGGCTAAGTTGTGCATGGCTTTCCAATGATCCTTGGCAATGGCTTGCTCATAAAGC
Protein-coding sequences here:
- a CDS encoding tetratricopeptide repeat protein, which encodes MLKTLIKTIYYCAFIISFLLSGAMAMAYPVFTCAYERDNNPPLDPQAESWFQQARILEKTRGVKDWKKIVGLYEQAIAKDHWKAMHNLAGLYRTGWPGRPGVEQDTAKMLELYERMVKLKVPLGYYNWSVIAEHGKGVLKSERMAASYLFQAAQLGSPLAQVQIGQYFAYALPRHKQDDDMAERYYRCAGAQENPDAILKTASFYQIAKKNKPRALFYYQRAASLGNSTALDNLRGAFEPTPRPIHNFGYKPDEKLYELYSELSKQLDKNPNLRFPNLMKDHPLPPHPTQGFDAEYPDRRPEI